The following coding sequences lie in one Euhalothece natronophila Z-M001 genomic window:
- the clpS gene encoding ATP-dependent Clp protease adapter ClpS — protein sequence MATEVIEKPGIQTVEKNQTIRKPAPNYKVLLHNDDFNGMEYVVQTLLQTVPSLTQPQAVNIMMEAHNSGIALVITCAQEHAEFYCEALKNHGLTSTIEPDE from the coding sequence GTGGCAACTGAAGTGATAGAAAAACCGGGAATTCAAACGGTTGAGAAAAATCAAACCATTCGCAAACCTGCTCCTAATTATAAAGTTCTCCTTCATAATGACGATTTTAATGGCATGGAATATGTGGTGCAAACGCTGTTACAAACAGTTCCCAGTCTTACCCAGCCCCAAGCCGTTAATATTATGATGGAGGCTCATAATTCTGGAATTGCTCTTGTCATTACCTGCGCCCAAGAACACGCAGAATTTTACTGTGAAGCCTTAAAAAATCATGGGTTAACCAGTACCATAGAGCCTGATGAATAA